In Rosa chinensis cultivar Old Blush unplaced genomic scaffold, RchiOBHm-V2 RchiOBHmChr0c44, whole genome shotgun sequence, the sequence GAAACAGACCCTAGCagtaaccctaaccctaggtaGTAAAGTAAATAAAAGAGTAAACCACTCcaataaaactaaaacaaaaaacttTAGGTAGAAAAGGATATCATACTCTCTGGAGGCAGTGTCAACGATTTGGCAAGCGGCGAGTGCAATCATTGATGTCTTTCCGGTACCGGACTGCGCCTGGGCGATAACATCCCTGCGCTCAATAATGGGTCTGATGGCCCGTTGCTGGATAGCTGAGGGCTTCTCAAAGCCATGGTTGTAGATGCCTCGGAGGAGCTCTTCTTTAAGGCACATATCGTCGAAGCTCATTATCGGCTCTATACCTTCAGATTCCGAGGTCACAAACTTGAGCTTCTCCTCTACGGTGTTTTTGACACCCCGTATCGTTTGGCTTGCCCTGGAGGTTGCGGTTGCTGCCATGCTTAAACAAAAACTTGGTTCGACTTCTGTGGGTATATTATGTCAAAAGAGTAGGGAGTCCCTCTTTTATATAAGCTATATGAAGATTAGACCTTCCTTATTGTCTGAGGAAACCTTCCAAATCAGACTCTAATAAAATCTTGCAATCTTCCTATTCCTTATTGTCTGAGCACTTTAAAACCTACCAAATCAGTGACTAGGCTTTCAATTTCACAGATctaagatattctagggttgaTGAGGAGTACGCATCCGTCAGGAACGAGCTGATGCTGATGAATATCAGAGCTGGCAGAGAGGATTACATCATGAACAAGCCTCTTCCGATTGTGAGTGTGAGTAGCGATGAGGAGTTACGAGCAGAATTCGCCAAGAGGGGCAAAACCTTCCGAGTCTACATCGATAACAACCGACGTTATCAGAAGGCTGAGATT encodes:
- the LOC121050910 gene encoding uncharacterized protein LOC121050910 isoform X2, encoding MPRRSSSLRHISSKLIIGSIPSDSEVTNLSFSSTVFLTPRIVWLALEVAVAAMLKQKLGSTSVDLRYSRVDEEYASVRNELMLMNIRAGREDYIMNKPLPIVSVSSDEELRAEFAKRGKTFRVYIDNNRRYQKAEIHHTAKVEFGLDISLDPPN
- the LOC121050910 gene encoding uncharacterized protein LOC121050910 isoform X1, with translation MPRRSSSLRHISSKLIIGSIPSDSEVTNLSFSSTVFLTPRIVWLALEVAVAAMLKQKLGSTSVGILCQKNLRYSRVDEEYASVRNELMLMNIRAGREDYIMNKPLPIVSVSSDEELRAEFAKRGKTFRVYIDNNRRYQKAEIHHTAKVEFGLDISLDPPN
- the LOC121050910 gene encoding uncharacterized protein LOC121050910 isoform X3, encoding MPRRSSSLRHISSKLIIGSIPSDSEVTNLSFSSTVFLTPRIVWLALEVAVAAMLKQKLDLRYSRVDEEYASVRNELMLMNIRAGREDYIMNKPLPIVSVSSDEELRAEFAKRGKTFRVYIDNNRRYQKAEIHHTAKVEFGLDISLDPPN